TGGATGACAGAAAAGAATTACCAAAAGAGGAACAGTTTAAATTTGTCAAAGCCAATGGTAATTTAAAAAACATTAGGACTATTGGAGATAAGTGGGCAACATTACAAACGTTAAATTTCCAAAATAACTCACAACCATTTTATGTTTTAGTTAATGATAAAATGGAGCTTTTAAACCATACAACAGCGTATACACCAAGTGCTGACCAGTATCTTGATTGGCTTAAAGAAGGATTAGAAAATTTTAAAAAATAAATTAAAAATCCTGCATTAGCGGGATTTTTTTTACTGTTATAGAGTACAACATGAAAACAATACAAGGACAAATAGTAGACATACAAAACAAGCGTATTTTTAGTGGGGCAATTACTGTTAGCGCAGGTAAGATTACCTCTGTTACAGAAAAAGAACACGATAGTAAGCATTTCATTTTACCCGGTTTTGTAGATGCACATATACATATAGAAAGCTCGATGTTAGTACCATCAGAGTTTGCGAAAATAGCAGTTAAACACGGTACGGTGTCTACGGTTAGTGATCCGCATGAAATTGCGAATGTATTAGGTGTAGCAGGAGTGGAGTTTATGATTGATAACGGTAAGAAAACACCATTTAAATTCAATTTTGGAGCACCAAGTTGTGTCCCAGCAACTACTTTTGAATCGGCTGGAGCAGTTATAGATTCTGACGATATTAAAACGCTTATGGCTAATCCAGATATTAAGTATCTAGCCGAAATGATGAATTACCCTGGTGTGTTGTTTGATGATGAAGAAGTACTTAAAAAAATAGCTTGGGCAAAACATTATAACAAACCTGTAGATGGTCACGCACCTGGTTTAAGAGGTGATGACGTTACTAAATATATCAATGCAGGAATTAGCACAGATCATGAATGTTTTACCTATGACGAGGCGCTTGAAAAGCTTCAAAAGGGAATGAAAATCTTGATTAGAGAGGGTAGTGCAGCCAAAAACTTTGAAGCTTTAATAGATTTATTACCTGAGCATTATCAAAACATGATGTTTTGTAGTGACGATAAGCATCCTGACGATTTATTATTAAACCATATAAACGCCCTTTGCGCTAGAGCAGTAGCAAAAGATATTGATGTGTTTAAAGTGTTGCAAGCAGCGTGTGTCAATCCTGTAAAGCATTATAATTTAGATGTTGGATTATTACAAAAAGATGATGTTGCAGATTTTATTATTGTTGAAGATTTAAAAGATTTTAAAACATTACAAACGTATATAAATGGTGAGTTAGTGTTTGACAACGGAACGTCTTTAATTAAGCACGTAGATTTTGAAAATCTTAATAATTTTGATACTGAAATTAAAACGATTGAAGACTTTAAAGTCGAAAGTACAGCTAAACAAATACGCGTTATTGAAGCTTTAGAAGGACAGTTGGTAACTAATCAATTAATTGAAGAAGCAACAATCCAAAACGGAAATTTAGTATCAAATACAGTTACTGATGTTTTAAAAATGACAGTAGTTAACCGTTATAAAAACGATAAGCCAGCGCTAGCATTCATTAAAAATTTTGGTTTAAAAGAAGGTGCCATTGCAAGTTCTGTTGGACATGATTCTCACAATATAATTGCGGTAGGTGTTAGCGACGAAGCCATTTGTAAAGCAGTTAATTTAATAATTGAAAATAAAGGCGGTATTTGTGCGGTTTCTGATACAGATCAAAAAATAGTATCGCTTCCTGTTGCTGGAATTATGAGTGATAAAAATGCTGAAACTATTGGTCACGCTTACGCGGAATTGGATGCGTTTGCCAAACAATTTGGGACAACATTAAATGCGCCTTACATGACCTTGTCTTTTATGGCATTATTAGTTATTCCTTCACTAAAATTAAGCGATAAAGGCTTGTTTGATGGTGGGGAATTTGAATTTACAAGTTTAGAGGTTTAGTATTTTCACTGTAGCTCTACAATTGTCATTTTGAGCGCAGTCGAAAACTTGAGAGTTTAGGTTTTATAGCATTTCGACTGCGCTCAATGTGACAGTTTAAAAATAAGTGTTAATTTGAGTAACTAAACAATTGTCATTTTGAGCGCAGTCGAAAAACATTATGACCTTAGGTTTTATAGCATTGCGACTACGCTCAATGTGACAGCTTAACAATTGTCATTTTGAGCGCAGTCGAAAAACTTGTAAGTTTAGGTTTTGTAGCTATTCAACTACGCTCAATGTGACAGTTTTAAATTAAGTATTATTTGAGTAGCTAAACAATTGTCATTTTGAGCGCAGTCGAAAACTTGAGAGTTTAGGTTTTATAGCATTGCGACTACGCTCAATGTGACAGTTTAAAAATAAGTATTATTTGAGTGGCTAAATAACTGTCATTTTGAGTGCAGTCGAAAAACTTGGGATCTTAGGTTTTATAGCATTTTGAGTGCACACAATGTGACAGTTTTAGAAAGATTATTACTTGAGTAGCTAAATAGTTGCCATTTTGAACGCAGTCGAAAAACTTGAGATTTTAGGTTTTGTAGCATTTCGACTGCGCTCAATGTGACAGAATTTTTAAAAATAAAAAATAAAAAAACAATAAATGCCAATCCTAAAATCCACATACAAACCTAAATTTATGTTCAGAAATGGGCATATCTCAACCATCTATTCAGGTGTATTACGTAAAGTAGAAGGCGTGACTCAGAAACGAGAACGTATTACTTTACCAGATACTGATTTTATTGACTTAGATTGGAGTTATGCTGGTAATAAGACTAAGCAACTACTATTGGTTTTACACGGTTTAGAAGGTAATGCACAACGCCATTATATGCTAGGATCTGCTAAAATGGCTAACCAAAATAATATGGATGCGGTTTGTGTTAATTTTAGAGGGTGTAGTGGAGAGGTAAACAAAACCTTTCAATCTTACCATTCAGGAAAGACGGACGACTTAGCTTCAGTTATAAAACACATTACGACTCAGTTTGATTATGATACAATCTACCTAAATGGATTTAGCTTGGGTGGTAATGTTATTTTGAAGTATTTAGGTGAAACAGCAGATTTACCAAAACAAATTAAAGCAGCAGTGACAGTATCTGTTCCTGTTTATTTAAGAGGGTCTTTAGAGTGCTTAATGTCATCTAGAAACTATGTATATTCCAAGAAGTTTTTAAGAGATTTAAGAGGTAAGCTATTAGAAAAACAACAATTGTTTCCACAGAAAATAAACAATGAAGATTTGAGTGCTGTCAAAACTCTGAAAGATTTTGATGATGTGTATACTTCAAAAGCCCATGGGTTTAAAGATGCTTATGATTATTACGAGCAATCTAGTAGTTTGCAGTATTTAAAACACATTTCAATTCCTACTTTACTAATAAACGCACAAAACGATTCTTTTTTATCACAAGAATGTTACCCGATTCAAGAAGCAGAACAAAATGCTAATTTTTATTTAGAAATCCCTAAATATGGTGGGCATGTTAGTTTTTATGATGAACAAAACACTTATTATTCGGAAAAAAGAATGCTTCAGTTTATTACTAATTTATAGCGGAGAGCTCTAGTTTCAGTTTAGTAATAAAATACCTATCTTTAGTTTTTTTAAATCAAAAATTAATGAAACGTATCCTTCTTTTATTAGCCATAACGCTAGTATTTTCGTCTTGTAAAGACCAACTAAAATTAGACACCACAACCACCGAAAAAGCAAAAGACACTTTTATTGTTGCAGAACATTACAATAAAAAAGAAGTCTCTATTGCTATGCGTGATGGAGTAAAATTACACACCACTATTTATTCGCCTAAAGATACTTCTAAACAGTATCCAATTTTAATGCAACGTACACCTTACAGTTGCAGACCTTATGGAGATGCCGAGTTTAAATCTAAAATAGGACCTAATCAATATTTAATGAGAGAGGGTAATGTCATAGTATATCAAGATGTTAGAGGACGTTGGAATAGTGAAGGTGTTTATGATAACATGAGACCGTTTATACCAAATAAAACAGGCAAACAGTTTGACGAAGCTAGTGATACGTATGACACTATAGATTGGTTAGTAAATAATGTAGATAATACTAATGGTAATGTAGGGACTTGGGGGATTTCTTATCCTGGGTTTTATGCGACTTATTCTACATTATCTGGCCATCCTGCTTTAAAAGCAGCTTCTCCTCAAGCTTGTATTAGTGATTTCTTTTTTGATGATTTTTTCCATAACGGTGCTTTTTTATTAAGCTATTGGAGAGCAACGACTCTATTTGGTTACATGAAAGATAAACCAACAACAGAATCTTGGTATGAGTTTCCAAAACTAGGAACAGAAGATCAATACCAATTCTTTTTAGATGCAGGACCACTTAGTAATTTAAATTCATATTTTAAAGGTGATAATGTCTTTTGGAATCAAATTCAAAGCCATCCAAATTATGATGAATTCTGGCAGAGTAGAGGGATTCTACAACATTTAAAAGATATTAAACCAGCGACGCTAGTCGTAGGAGGTTTATTTGATGCTGAAGATTTATATGGACCATTTAATACGTATAAATCCATTGAAAAAAATAGTAAAAACTATAACGGTGTTGTCTTTGGACCGTGGAGTCATGGGGATTGGGCAAGAAGTAATGACCGTCAAGTAGTCGGTAATATTCATTTTGGTGATAGCATTTCGGATTACTTTCAGAAGAATATCGAAACTAAATTCTTTAATCATTTCTTAAAAGAAAAAGCAGATGGCACAGTAGATTTACCAGAAGCCCACTTTTTTAATACAGGAACTAAACAATGGTCAGATTTTACGGCTTGGCCACCAGAAAATAGCGTTAAAGAAAGCTATTTTATGCAACCAGATCAACGTTTAACGCAAAAAGCAAATCGTATGATAGCGACTAGCGATTTTATTAGTGATCCTAAAAAGCCTGTACCATATACAGAAGATATAAAAGTGGTATTTACACCACGTAAGTTTA
This portion of the Olleya sp. Bg11-27 genome encodes:
- a CDS encoding CocE/NonD family hydrolase, which gives rise to MKRILLLLAITLVFSSCKDQLKLDTTTTEKAKDTFIVAEHYNKKEVSIAMRDGVKLHTTIYSPKDTSKQYPILMQRTPYSCRPYGDAEFKSKIGPNQYLMREGNVIVYQDVRGRWNSEGVYDNMRPFIPNKTGKQFDEASDTYDTIDWLVNNVDNTNGNVGTWGISYPGFYATYSTLSGHPALKAASPQACISDFFFDDFFHNGAFLLSYWRATTLFGYMKDKPTTESWYEFPKLGTEDQYQFFLDAGPLSNLNSYFKGDNVFWNQIQSHPNYDEFWQSRGILQHLKDIKPATLVVGGLFDAEDLYGPFNTYKSIEKNSKNYNGVVFGPWSHGDWARSNDRQVVGNIHFGDSISDYFQKNIETKFFNHFLKEKADGTVDLPEAHFFNTGTKQWSDFTAWPPENSVKESYFMQPDQRLTQKANRMIATSDFISDPKKPVPYTEDIKVVFTPRKFMTDDQRFASRRPDVLTFETEVLENDITLAGEILVKLQVSTTGTSADWIVKVIDVFPADTENTDDVQDHLKLSSYHMLIRSETMRGRFRNSMTNPEPFEPNQKTAVNIKLQDVLHTFKKGHKIQVQVQSTFFPYIDINPQTYIDNIFEAKASDFKAQTHKVYNDSAIEFSVLK
- a CDS encoding YheT family hydrolase, whose product is MPILKSTYKPKFMFRNGHISTIYSGVLRKVEGVTQKRERITLPDTDFIDLDWSYAGNKTKQLLLVLHGLEGNAQRHYMLGSAKMANQNNMDAVCVNFRGCSGEVNKTFQSYHSGKTDDLASVIKHITTQFDYDTIYLNGFSLGGNVILKYLGETADLPKQIKAAVTVSVPVYLRGSLECLMSSRNYVYSKKFLRDLRGKLLEKQQLFPQKINNEDLSAVKTLKDFDDVYTSKAHGFKDAYDYYEQSSSLQYLKHISIPTLLINAQNDSFLSQECYPIQEAEQNANFYLEIPKYGGHVSFYDEQNTYYSEKRMLQFITNL
- the ade gene encoding adenine deaminase; amino-acid sequence: MKTIQGQIVDIQNKRIFSGAITVSAGKITSVTEKEHDSKHFILPGFVDAHIHIESSMLVPSEFAKIAVKHGTVSTVSDPHEIANVLGVAGVEFMIDNGKKTPFKFNFGAPSCVPATTFESAGAVIDSDDIKTLMANPDIKYLAEMMNYPGVLFDDEEVLKKIAWAKHYNKPVDGHAPGLRGDDVTKYINAGISTDHECFTYDEALEKLQKGMKILIREGSAAKNFEALIDLLPEHYQNMMFCSDDKHPDDLLLNHINALCARAVAKDIDVFKVLQAACVNPVKHYNLDVGLLQKDDVADFIIVEDLKDFKTLQTYINGELVFDNGTSLIKHVDFENLNNFDTEIKTIEDFKVESTAKQIRVIEALEGQLVTNQLIEEATIQNGNLVSNTVTDVLKMTVVNRYKNDKPALAFIKNFGLKEGAIASSVGHDSHNIIAVGVSDEAICKAVNLIIENKGGICAVSDTDQKIVSLPVAGIMSDKNAETIGHAYAELDAFAKQFGTTLNAPYMTLSFMALLVIPSLKLSDKGLFDGGEFEFTSLEV